Proteins found in one Chaetodon auriga isolate fChaAug3 chromosome 12, fChaAug3.hap1, whole genome shotgun sequence genomic segment:
- the LOC143328950 gene encoding uncharacterized protein LOC143328950: MGTRASRLQEDPVPSAFGKDGTKRDSYRRPRCTRPTSLMVDFSGSFEDTEANRSRSEEGSDSDLGQHGASADGSPADHHSIPSSISQASPVDDNNSEGKPEEDGNVSPEPPVVAEHQPGEETGRTPHRTFSERLPGNRHSSARSVGARSARVRGTHQRPVSEAWIGLYRVNNRHGNIRCPFCSKPFPGGRIEDHLLSCLTSPPLPYNTDVLSKDSGECSICLEDLVQGETIARLACLCVYHKSCIDSWSKVKPCCPEHPFD, encoded by the exons ATGGGGACGAGAGCAAGTCGCCTACAAGAAGACCCGGTTCCCTCTGCTTTCGGAAAAGATGGCACAAAGCGGGATTCCTATCGGCGACCCCGCTGcaccaggcccaccagcctCATGGTGGACTTCTCGGGGAGCTTCGAGGACACGGAGGCCAACCGGAGCCGATCGGAGGAGGGCAGCGACTCGGACCTGGGGCAGCATGGGGCGAGCGCCGACGGCAGCCCCGCTGACCACCACAGCATTCCCTCCAGCATTAGCCAAGCTTCACCCGTGGACGACAACAACAGCGAGGGGAAACCCGAGGAAGACGGAAATGTGAGCCCAGAGCCCCCCGTCGTAGCGGAACATCAACCCGGAGAGGAGACAGGCCGCACGCCCCACCGCACCTTTTCCGAGCGGCTGCCCGGGAATCGGCACTCTTCCGCCCGCAGCGTCGGCGCAAGATCCGCCCGGGTCCGAGGCACACACCAGCGGCCGGTGTCAGAGGCTTGGATCGGCCTTTACCGTGTTAACAACCGCCATGGCA ATATCCGCTGTCCCTTCTGCTCAAAGCCCTTCCCGGGGGGTCGGATCGAGGATCACCTGTTGAGCTGCCTCACATCTCCACCCCTACCTTACAATA cggaTGTGCTCAGTAAAGACAGCGGAGAGTGCTCCATCTGTTTGGAGGATCTGGTGCAGGGGGAGACCATCGCCAGGCTGGCTTGCCTCTGCGTTTACCATAAGAG